The following coding sequences lie in one Capsicum annuum cultivar UCD-10X-F1 chromosome 5, UCD10Xv1.1, whole genome shotgun sequence genomic window:
- the LOC124898783 gene encoding phospholipase A(1) DAD1, chloroplastic-like, whose protein sequence is MMRLSSGNIFKSNCNIIFTKQHMGLALPISKWYTLSKFGARRFNITSSWNPGSGHCYVADRAMAELRDRWMEFQGIKNWEGLLDPLDDDLRKEILRYGEFVEAAYRCFDFDMSSPSYATCLYPKSSMLMDCGLDKSAYKVIKNLYATCATRMPRWTKRFPNLASPQSSWIGYVAVCDDVEEIARLGRCDVVIAY, encoded by the coding sequence ATGATGAGGCTCTCAAGTggaaatattttcaaatcaaattgcAATATTATTTTCACCAAGCAACATATGGGATTGGCACTCCCTATTTCAAAGTGGTATACATTGAGTAAATTCGGTGCTCGTAGATTCAACATCACGAGCTCGTGGAACCCAGGGTCTGGCCACTGCTATGTCGCAGACAGAGCAATGGCTGAACTTCGCGATCGATGGATGGAATTCCAAGGGATCAAGAATTGGGAAGGCTTGCTTGATCCACTTGATGATGATCTCCGCAAGGAGATCTTAAGATATGGGGAATTCGTCGAAGCAGCTTATCGCTGCTTCGACTTTGACATGTCATCACCCTCGTACGCAACGTGTCTTTATCCTAAGAGTTCCATGCTGATGGACTGTGGTCTAGACAAGAGTGCATACAAGGTGATCAAGAACTTGTACGCCACGTGTGCAACCCGAATGCCACGGTGGACTAAAAGGTTCCCAAACCTGGCGTCCCCACAATCCAGCTGGATAGGTTACGTGGCCGTCTGTGATGACGTGGAAGAGATCGCCAGGCTCGGGCGCTGCGACGTGGTGATCGCTTATTGA
- the LOC107872676 gene encoding phospholipase A(1) DAD1, chloroplastic-like, producing the protein MAPENYDQPMVQSGFLSLYTTNTQRDQSLQDTIREQIGNILDKYSDEPLSITVTGHSLGAALATLTAYDITNKFSDAPIVTVVSFGGPRVGNKSFRCQLEKSGTNVLRIVNSDDPITKVPGFVIDDDVDDVEERGTSHVAAGGGMPSWLQKCMEDTQWVYAEVGKELRLSSKDLCPQISKGDVATCHDLKTYLHLLNNFDNSETLV; encoded by the coding sequence ATGGCACCCGAAAATTACGATCAACCAATGGTACAAAGTGGATTCTTGAGCTTGTACACAACAAACACCCAACGTGACCAAAGTTTGCAAGACACAATTAGAGAACAAATTGGCAACATTCTTGATAAATATAGTGATGAACCTTTAAGTATAACTGTGACAGGACATAGTCTTGGTGCTGCCCTAGCAACATTAACAGCATATGATATTACTAACAAATTTAGTGATGCACCTATAGTAACTGTTGTATCATTTGGAGGGCCTAGAGTTGGCAACAAAAGTTTTCGATGCCAATTGGAGAAAAGTGGTACAAATGTTCTCCGCATTGTCAACTCCGATGATCCAATCACAAAAGTTCCGGGATTTGTGATCGATGACGATGTCGATGACGTGGAAGAAAGAGGGACTTCCCACGTGGCGGCCGGCGGGGGGATGCCTAGCTGGCTACAAAAGTGCATGGAGGATACCCAATGGGTGTATGCTGAGGTAGGGAAAGAACTAAGACTAAGTAGTAAAGATTTATGTCCACAAATTAGCAAAGGGGACGTCGCCACGTGTCACGATCTGAAGACATATCTACACTTGTTGAACAATTTTGACAATAGTGAAACTTTAGTTTGA